The genomic stretch CGTTCCATTCCACCTTCACGCCGCTCGCCGCCCCCGCCACGACGTGCAGCGGTGCAATCGCCTGCACCGACTTTTCGGTGCCCGCCTTGACCAGTTGATTCATGATCTTGTTGCCATCGCGATCCTTGACCTCGATCCATGAATCGCGCTCGGCGCGAAAGCGCACGATGCCGGGACCGGATGCAGCCGCCGCCGTCGGGCTGCCGAGCGCTGCGGACGCGGCTGCCGTTGGCTCCGCTCCCGCCGGGGTCGCTGATCCTGGTGCTTCGGTCGCTGCAGCGGGTACCTCTGCTGCCGGGGTCGGCGCAGCCGCGGGCTTTGGCGCCGGGGCTACTGCTGCGGAGCGCTCGGCCGTGGGAGCAGATGCGGGCGCTCTGAAGAAGTCCGGATCCGCGGAGTACTCGTAGATGCCGAGCATCACCGCCACGAACGCGAGCCCGCCGAGCGCTATCTTCAGCCACGGCCGGCTCGGGCGCTCGAAGGCCACGACCTCGCGCTGCCGCCTGTGTTTCTTCGGCTCGGCCGTCGCACCCGGAAGGTCGTGCACGCTGCCCAGCAACTGGTCGGGGTCGATCTGCACCAGCCGCGCGTAGTTGCGCAGGAATCCCTTCACGATGACGGGGCTCTTCGGCAGTCGTCCGAAATCGTCTGCCTCCAGCGCCTCGACTTGGTGCACCGAAAGCTTGATCTGGCGTGCGACATCGGCCACCGACAGGCCCAGCGATTCGCG from Betaproteobacteria bacterium encodes the following:
- a CDS encoding helix-turn-helix domain-containing protein gives rise to the protein MTDPAIDGTTEPSLSQSDLTTVGRRLAAARESLGLSVADVARQIKLSVHQVEALEADDFGRLPKSPVIVKGFLRNYARLVQIDPDQLLGSVHDLPGATAEPKKHRRQREVVAFERPSRPWLKIALGGLAFVAVMLGIYEYSADPDFFRAPASAPTAERSAAVAPAPKPAAAPTPAAEVPAAATEAPGSATPAGAEPTAAASAALGSPTAAAASGPGIVRFRAERDSWIEVKDRDGNKIMNQLVKAGTEKSVQAIAPLHVVAGAASGVKVEWNGQAVDIVPFSKVDVAKFTLE